The Kosakonia sacchari SP1 genome includes a window with the following:
- the ilvI gene encoding acetolactate synthase 3 large subunit, with translation MEMLSGAEMVVRSLIDQGVKKVFGYPGGAVLDIYDALHTVGGIEHVLVRHEQAAVHMADGLARATGEVGVVLVTSGPGATNAITGIATAYMDSIPLVVLSGQVATSLIGYDAFQECDMVGISRPVVKHSFLVKQTEDIPGVLKKAFWLAASGRPGPVVVDLPKDIMNPANKLPYVWPESVSMRSYNPTTQGHKGQIKRALQTLAAAKKPVVYVGGGAINSACEAQLGQLVEKLNLPVVSSLMGLGAFPASHRQALGMLGMHGTYEANMTMHHSDVIFAVGVRFDDRTTNNLAKYCPDATVLHIDIDPTSISKTVQADIPIVGDARLVLEQMLELLEQEAYPQPLDEIRDWWLRIDQLRARQCLKYDTQSESIKPQAVIEAAWRLTKGEAYVTSDVGQHQMFAALYYRFDKPRRWINSGGLGTMGFGLPAALGVKMALPDEMVICVTGDGSIQMNIQELSTALQYELPVLVLNLNNRYLGMVKQWQDMIYSGRHSQSYMESLPDFARLAEAYGHVGIRITRPDELEAKLAEALEQVKNNRLVFVDVTVDGSEHVYPMQIRGGGMDEMWLSKTERT, from the coding sequence ATGGAGATGTTGTCTGGAGCCGAGATGGTCGTCCGATCCCTTATCGATCAAGGCGTAAAGAAAGTATTCGGCTATCCCGGAGGCGCGGTTCTTGATATCTACGATGCCCTGCATACCGTCGGCGGTATTGAACACGTGCTGGTTCGCCACGAACAGGCGGCGGTACATATGGCCGATGGTCTGGCGCGCGCGACGGGTGAAGTGGGCGTTGTGCTGGTCACTTCGGGCCCCGGCGCGACCAACGCTATCACCGGCATCGCCACGGCGTATATGGATTCTATTCCGCTGGTGGTGCTCTCCGGTCAGGTTGCAACGTCTTTGATTGGCTATGATGCCTTCCAGGAGTGCGACATGGTGGGGATCTCCCGCCCGGTGGTTAAGCACAGTTTTTTAGTCAAGCAAACGGAAGATATCCCTGGTGTATTAAAGAAAGCGTTCTGGCTTGCCGCCAGCGGTCGTCCCGGACCGGTAGTGGTGGATTTGCCGAAAGATATTATGAACCCGGCCAATAAGCTGCCTTACGTCTGGCCGGAATCCGTCAGCATGCGTTCCTATAACCCGACAACTCAGGGACATAAAGGGCAGATTAAGCGCGCATTACAAACGCTGGCGGCGGCGAAAAAGCCGGTGGTCTATGTTGGCGGGGGCGCGATCAATTCTGCCTGCGAAGCACAGCTAGGCCAGCTTGTTGAAAAACTGAATTTACCGGTGGTCTCTTCATTAATGGGGCTCGGCGCATTTCCTGCTTCCCACCGTCAGGCGCTCGGCATGCTGGGTATGCACGGGACTTACGAAGCCAATATGACGATGCACCATTCAGACGTCATCTTTGCCGTTGGCGTGCGTTTTGACGATCGCACCACTAACAATCTGGCGAAATATTGCCCGGATGCGACAGTGCTGCATATCGATATTGATCCCACGTCCATTTCCAAAACTGTGCAGGCAGATATCCCGATTGTGGGCGATGCGCGGCTGGTGCTGGAACAGATGCTGGAATTGCTGGAGCAAGAAGCGTATCCGCAACCGTTAGATGAGATTCGCGACTGGTGGCTGCGTATCGATCAATTGCGCGCCCGCCAGTGCCTGAAATACGATACCCAAAGTGAGAGCATTAAACCGCAGGCGGTGATTGAAGCGGCCTGGCGCCTGACGAAAGGCGAGGCTTACGTGACATCCGATGTTGGCCAGCACCAGATGTTCGCTGCGCTCTACTACCGTTTTGATAAGCCGCGCCGCTGGATCAACTCCGGGGGGCTCGGCACGATGGGATTCGGTTTGCCTGCTGCGCTCGGCGTGAAGATGGCGTTACCGGATGAGATGGTGATTTGCGTAACCGGCGACGGCAGTATCCAGATGAACATTCAGGAGCTTTCTACCGCATTACAGTATGAATTGCCGGTGCTGGTGCTCAATCTGAACAACCGCTACCTGGGCATGGTGAAGCAGTGGCAGGACATGATTTATTCTGGTCGCCATTCGCAATCGTATATGGAATCGTTGCCTGATTTCGCCCGCCTGGCGGAAGCTTATGGGCACGTTGGGATCCGCATTACGCGCCCGGATGAGCTGGAAGCGAAGCTCGCTGAAGCACTGGAGCAGGTGAAGAACAATCGCCTGGTGTTTGTTGACGTTACCGTTGACGGTAGTGAACACGTTTATCCGATGCAGATCCGCGGCGGCGGTATGGATGAGATGTGGTTAAGCAAAACGGAGAGAACCTGA
- the leuO gene encoding transcriptional regulator LeuO codes for MTTDCKIPGEDVYNQHINEEGKPQLRSVDLNLLTVFDAVMQEQNITRAAHALGMSQPAVSNAVARLKVMFNDELFVRYGRGIQPTARSYQLFGSIRQALQLVQNELPGSGFDPLSSERVFNLCVCSPLDNLLTSAIYNSVEKIAPGINLVFKSDLNHSTEHQLRYQEIEFVIGYEEFRRPEFSCIPLFNDEMVLVVSHQHPRLNTLTTENAVFREQHAVVSLDRYASFSQPWYDSVDKRSCIAYQGMALTSVLSVVSQTHLVAIAPRWLVKTFAEGLDLAMLPLPLDLKSRTCYLSWHEAAGRDKGHQWMEELLVSVCSH; via the coding sequence ATGACGACGGATTGCAAAATACCTGGTGAAGACGTTTATAATCAGCATATTAATGAAGAGGGGAAACCGCAGTTACGTTCTGTCGATCTCAATTTACTGACTGTTTTTGATGCAGTAATGCAGGAGCAAAATATCACCCGCGCGGCACATGCTCTGGGAATGTCCCAGCCCGCAGTGAGTAATGCTGTTGCGCGTCTTAAGGTCATGTTTAATGACGAACTTTTTGTTCGCTATGGTCGTGGGATCCAACCAACCGCACGTTCATATCAACTTTTTGGTTCTATCCGCCAGGCGCTGCAACTGGTGCAAAATGAACTGCCCGGTTCCGGATTCGATCCGCTTAGTAGCGAACGGGTATTTAATCTCTGCGTTTGCAGCCCGCTGGATAATCTTTTAACGTCAGCAATTTACAATAGCGTGGAGAAAATCGCCCCCGGTATTAATTTGGTGTTTAAATCCGATCTTAATCACAGCACCGAGCACCAGTTGCGTTATCAGGAAATTGAGTTTGTGATTGGCTACGAAGAGTTCCGCCGACCGGAATTTTCATGTATCCCGCTATTTAATGATGAAATGGTGCTGGTCGTCAGCCATCAGCATCCCCGCCTTAATACGCTCACCACAGAAAACGCCGTTTTCAGAGAACAGCATGCAGTGGTTTCGCTGGACCGATACGCGTCATTTAGCCAGCCATGGTATGACAGCGTAGATAAACGCAGTTGTATCGCTTACCAGGGGATGGCGCTGACCAGCGTATTAAGCGTGGTCTCGCAAACACATCTGGTAGCGATTGCACCGCGCTGGTTAGTGAAGACATTTGCGGAAGGGCTGGATTTAGCGATGTTGCCGCTACCGTTGGATCTCAAGAGTCGAACATGTTATCTCTCCTGGCACGAAGCCGCAGGCAGAGATAAGGGCCATCAATGGATGGAAGAGCTTCTGGTGTCGGTATGTAGCCATTAA
- the leuL gene encoding leu operon leader peptide: MIRNVGFAGLLLLNASLVRGRPVGDILS, translated from the coding sequence ATGATTCGCAACGTCGGTTTCGCTGGTCTACTACTACTAAACGCATCTCTCGTGCGCGGTAGACCGGTGGGCGACATTCTGAGTTGA
- the mraZ gene encoding division/cell wall cluster transcriptional repressor MraZ gives MFRGATLVNLDSKGRLSVPTRYRDLLQENASGQMVCTIDIRHSCLLLYPLPEWEIIEQKLSRLSSMNPLERRVQRLLLGHASECQMDSAGRILIAPVLRQHAGLTKEVMLVGQFNKFELWDETTWYQQVKEDIDAEQSGSEALSDRLQDLSL, from the coding sequence ATGTTCCGTGGAGCGACGTTAGTCAATCTCGACAGCAAAGGGCGGTTATCCGTTCCCACCCGATATCGGGATTTGCTGCAGGAGAATGCCTCCGGTCAAATGGTTTGCACCATTGACATCCGTCACTCATGCCTGCTGCTTTACCCTTTGCCCGAATGGGAAATTATCGAGCAAAAACTGTCGCGTTTGTCGAGCATGAATCCGCTCGAACGGCGCGTACAACGTTTGTTGCTGGGGCATGCCAGCGAGTGCCAGATGGATAGCGCCGGGCGCATTTTGATTGCGCCTGTTTTACGGCAACACGCCGGGTTAACGAAAGAAGTGATGCTGGTCGGGCAGTTCAATAAATTTGAGCTGTGGGACGAAACGACCTGGTATCAACAGGTCAAGGAAGATATCGACGCTGAGCAATCGGGTTCCGAAGCGCTTTCGGATCGGTTGCAGGATTTGTCTCTGTAA
- the ilvN gene encoding acetolactate synthase small subunit, whose translation MRRILSVLLENESGALSRVIGLFSQRGYNIESLTVAPTDDPTLSRMTIQTVGDQKVLEQIEKQLHKLVDVLRVNELGQGAYVEREIMLVKIQASGYGREEVKRNAEIFRGQIIDVTPSIYTVQLAGTSDKLDAFLATIRDVAKIVEVARSGVVGLSRGDKIMR comes from the coding sequence ATGCGCCGGATATTGTCAGTATTACTGGAAAATGAATCGGGCGCGTTATCGCGCGTGATTGGTCTGTTCTCTCAGCGCGGTTACAACATTGAAAGCCTGACGGTTGCGCCAACCGATGATCCGACGTTATCAAGAATGACGATCCAGACCGTTGGCGATCAGAAAGTGCTTGAGCAGATCGAAAAGCAACTGCACAAACTGGTCGATGTTTTGCGCGTTAATGAATTGGGGCAAGGCGCGTATGTTGAGCGCGAGATTATGTTGGTGAAGATCCAGGCCAGCGGCTACGGGCGTGAAGAGGTGAAACGCAACGCGGAAATTTTCCGTGGACAAATCATTGACGTCACCCCGTCTATTTATACGGTTCAGCTTGCCGGGACCAGCGACAAACTGGATGCGTTTCTGGCGACGATCCGCGATGTCGCAAAAATCGTTGAAGTCGCGCGGTCTGGCGTGGTGGGGTTATCTCGAGGCGACAAAATCATGCGTTGA
- the cra gene encoding catabolite repressor/activator, producing MKLDEIARLAGVSRTTASYVINGKAKQYRVSDKTVEKVMAVVREHNYHPNAVAAGLRAGRTRSIGLVIPDLENTSYTRIANYLERQARQRGYQLLIACSEDQPDNEMRCIEHLLQRQVDAIIVSTSLPPEHPFYQRWANDSFPIVALDRALDREHFTSVVGADQDDSEMLAEELRKFPAERVLYLGALPELSVSFLREQGFRTAWKDDPREVQYLYANSYEREAAAQLFEKWLETNPMPQAMFITSFALLQGVLDVTLRRDGKLPSDLAIATFGDHELLDFLQCPVLAVAQRHRDVAERVLEIVLASLDEPRKPKAGLSRIRRNLYRRGILSRV from the coding sequence GTGAAACTGGATGAAATCGCCCGGCTTGCCGGCGTCTCACGAACCACGGCCAGCTACGTCATTAATGGTAAGGCGAAGCAGTATCGTGTCAGCGACAAAACCGTCGAGAAAGTGATGGCGGTTGTTCGTGAGCATAACTACCACCCGAACGCGGTGGCGGCTGGGCTGCGAGCAGGACGAACTCGCTCGATTGGGTTGGTTATTCCCGATCTCGAAAACACGAGCTACACGCGTATTGCCAACTATCTGGAGCGCCAGGCGCGTCAGCGCGGCTATCAGCTTCTAATTGCCTGCTCTGAAGATCAGCCTGACAACGAAATGCGTTGTATTGAACATTTGCTGCAACGGCAAGTGGACGCGATCATCGTGTCTACTTCGTTGCCGCCGGAGCATCCGTTCTATCAACGGTGGGCGAATGACTCCTTCCCGATCGTCGCACTCGATCGCGCATTGGATCGGGAACACTTCACCAGCGTTGTCGGTGCCGATCAGGATGATTCGGAAATGTTGGCGGAAGAGCTGCGTAAATTCCCGGCGGAGCGTGTGCTTTACCTTGGCGCGTTACCGGAGCTGTCGGTGAGTTTCCTGCGTGAGCAAGGCTTTCGCACCGCGTGGAAAGACGATCCTCGTGAGGTTCAGTATCTCTACGCCAACAGTTATGAGCGGGAAGCCGCTGCGCAGCTGTTTGAAAAATGGCTGGAAACCAACCCGATGCCGCAAGCGATGTTTATCACCTCATTTGCCTTATTACAGGGTGTTCTGGATGTGACGCTGCGTCGCGACGGCAAGTTGCCATCTGATTTGGCGATTGCCACGTTCGGCGATCATGAATTGCTGGATTTCCTGCAATGCCCGGTGCTTGCGGTGGCGCAGCGTCATCGCGATGTGGCCGAACGCGTTCTGGAGATCGTGCTGGCAAGTCTGGATGAGCCACGCAAACCGAAAGCGGGACTTAGCCGCATTCGCCGTAATCTCTACCGTCGCGGCATACTTAGCCGGGTATAG